TAGAGAAGCCGATACCATATGGAGCTTTATGAATTGTACGGCGAGCTCACTTTCGTACGAAGCAGCTTCGGTTCCGGATACTAAAAAGAACGACATTTGACGACTTAGTCCGTATATCTTTATGTTCTCCACATCACCAATATAAGGCGGAGTAATTACGCAGATGAGCCCTGCGTTTTAACgaaaatttttaataagtGCACTTCGAACGAGAAGGGAACCAACGGTACGTCTATTCTGCTACATTAAAACCATAATCAAATTTCATTAGAAATATAAGATTCGAGTAGATGTCGACTATTTCGACACGGTGGCGACAGTGACTGTTTTGAATTTGCTTGCACAGCGATCTTGATTTCGGCTATATTTTAGAAAGCGTGAGCTCGTCTTCCATTCTCATTCTGGGCTACATCACCAGAAACGTTGTTGCGAATGCTTGCACATGGATCCGATCCGGCAGCGCTTGGCCGAGACACTCCAGCAAAAGCGGCGTACCAACCACACTCTTCCGATAGTCCTCGAACGAGATCGCCCCATCACGGTCCAAATCGAGCCGCGTCATCAAAATGTCCACCAAATCCTTGACCGCCTCATCCACACCTTCCTCCATCCGTACGCTTCCCCGCAACAGCACCATCAGGAAGTCCCGCCGGATCATCCCCTCACGCTGGATGTCATACACCTGGTAGCAGTACTGGATCTTTTCCTCGAGCGTACCGCGCACGTAC
The Anopheles moucheti chromosome 2, idAnoMoucSN_F20_07, whole genome shotgun sequence genome window above contains:
- the LOC128303855 gene encoding calaxin-like produces the protein MNLDATLDTAEEIRFLSKVSGLVKRLSRTTHFSNQELEVVLLVYYKIFKNDPDAAGGQISRQHLTTVFDTAFGITDTAVIRRIYAALDGGNSSHVSMETWARMVSLYVRGTLEEKIQYCYQVYDIQREGMIRRDFLMVLLRGSVRMEEGVDEAVKDLVDILMTRLDLDRDGAISFEDYRKSVVGTPLLLECLGQALPDRIHVQAFATTFLVM